In Anaerobacillus isosaccharinicus, one genomic interval encodes:
- a CDS encoding nucleotide sugar dehydrogenase, whose product MPNKVAVIGLGFVGLPLVQLLIKKNNDVIGIETDVSKINFLSQGKSYLSDLSDKEVGEIINSGCFHPTSNYQKIKEAKNIIICVPTPLRNRQPDLSYVTAAVEAMVPYIQEETLIILESSTYPGTTEKLLQPLLEKAGFAIGKNIYLAYSPERIDPGNTILTLETIPKVVSGVTEPCLKRIQQFYSDIFKTTVPVSSPSVAEFTKILENSQRLINISFMNEVNLIANKMNINMWEAIEAAKTKPVGFTPYYPGPGIGGHCIPIDPFYLSWVGMQEGIHLSMIHQAGVINELMPYRVVNEIMNYLKVLGKENGTVGIIGLTYKKDVNDLRESPAWKVTEILGEKNVCVRVYDPYFANADAFDRFNLTAEELETLDLTVILVDHSNIDWDLVVNNSKQIIDTRNITKDYHSKNIKRI is encoded by the coding sequence ATGCCAAATAAAGTAGCTGTAATCGGTCTAGGGTTCGTAGGTTTACCTTTAGTACAGCTTTTAATAAAAAAAAACAATGATGTAATTGGAATAGAAACTGATGTGTCAAAGATAAATTTCTTGTCCCAAGGTAAAAGCTATTTGTCTGATTTAAGTGATAAGGAAGTAGGTGAAATAATAAATTCCGGTTGCTTTCATCCTACTTCTAATTACCAAAAAATTAAAGAAGCTAAAAACATTATTATTTGTGTTCCTACTCCACTTCGAAATAGGCAACCAGATCTTTCCTATGTAACTGCTGCTGTTGAGGCGATGGTTCCTTATATACAAGAAGAGACTTTAATCATTCTTGAGAGTTCAACCTATCCAGGAACAACGGAAAAATTACTTCAGCCACTTCTAGAAAAAGCAGGCTTTGCGATTGGTAAGAATATTTATCTAGCTTACTCACCAGAACGTATAGATCCAGGAAATACCATTCTTACATTAGAAACAATTCCTAAAGTTGTCAGTGGGGTTACAGAACCATGCTTAAAAAGGATCCAACAGTTTTATAGTGATATTTTCAAGACAACTGTGCCTGTATCCTCACCAAGTGTTGCTGAATTTACGAAGATCCTTGAAAACAGCCAAAGGCTCATAAATATCTCTTTTATGAATGAAGTCAACCTTATCGCTAATAAAATGAATATCAATATGTGGGAGGCAATTGAAGCAGCAAAAACTAAGCCGGTTGGATTCACACCTTATTATCCTGGACCAGGAATTGGCGGCCATTGTATTCCAATTGATCCCTTTTATTTATCTTGGGTAGGAATGCAGGAAGGTATTCACCTATCGATGATCCATCAAGCCGGAGTCATTAATGAATTGATGCCGTATAGAGTAGTAAACGAAATAATGAATTACCTTAAGGTTTTAGGCAAGGAAAACGGAACTGTAGGCATCATCGGCCTGACTTATAAAAAAGATGTAAACGATCTCCGCGAATCACCTGCATGGAAAGTAACTGAAATACTTGGAGAAAAAAATGTTTGTGTTCGTGTTTATGACCCGTATTTTGCAAATGCAGATGCATTTGATCGCTTTAATTTAACTGCGGAAGAATTAGAAACGTTAGATCTAACAGTTATCCTTGTCGATCATTCTAATATAGACTGGGACCTTGTCGTAAACAATAGCAAACAAATTATTGATACTCGAAATATTACGAAGGATTACCATTCTAAAAATATAAAAAGGATTTGA
- a CDS encoding NTTRR-F1 domain, whose protein sequence is MSILNRIVNGGFETGTLPPWIGFSASIATVPLTGFFSTKLTGGNVNAYIFQIVEANPGESFELLVSLAKEGNLPSPTVSVTVANYDEFFNFLEYGLITNIQGDNIPNVENDTWLTVYQTTSPAPPGTTQAIVLINSLPQPGTADIFVDDVALLLSEGTTGPTGPTGPTGPTGPTGTTGPTGPTGPTGPTGPTGPTGPTGPGVFEWGEETVIWADSSADGPGEGTPENPFSSLQAAINAATSSPFASTFGMRARLVILIAANSVFNEDVIIPAARHVQLLGLGPWVLGNADLANFESSIPRNVTIQSNSAEEDFYSQQGPAFQARPVTVIGTFNNGSSVSTHTNYTNGAIISGDVIFENTDPQDPFTTTEFQLLNARVFGTIRRDLDDPALGQINTYLFHSRINSVDVPNIRIQRMFDCRSDGPITAAAYSNIINSWIRGDVTIGAATNEAPPLGVFSTQFDNITWTGPLVIDAESNYYFVTSGSTLIGTKTILFSLA, encoded by the coding sequence ATGTCTATTTTAAACCGCATTGTTAATGGTGGGTTCGAAACCGGAACTCTTCCTCCTTGGATTGGGTTTAGTGCGTCTATTGCCACTGTCCCACTTACAGGTTTCTTTTCTACTAAATTAACTGGTGGGAATGTGAACGCATATATTTTCCAAATAGTAGAAGCTAACCCAGGGGAAAGCTTTGAATTACTAGTTTCTTTAGCAAAAGAGGGGAACCTACCTAGTCCAACTGTATCAGTAACCGTAGCTAATTATGATGAATTTTTTAACTTTCTTGAGTATGGCTTAATTACGAATATTCAGGGAGATAACATTCCAAATGTAGAAAATGATACATGGCTTACAGTCTATCAAACGACATCACCTGCTCCCCCTGGAACTACTCAGGCTATCGTTTTAATCAATAGTCTACCCCAACCAGGAACTGCTGATATATTTGTAGACGATGTAGCATTACTTTTATCCGAAGGAACGACTGGGCCGACTGGGCCGACTGGACCGACCGGACCGACCGGACCGACTGGAACGACTGGACCGACTGGACCGACCGGGCCGACTGGACCGACCGGGCCGACTGGACCGACCGGGCCGACTGGACCAGGAGTATTTGAATGGGGAGAAGAAACTGTTATCTGGGCAGACTCAAGTGCTGATGGACCAGGCGAGGGCACGCCGGAAAATCCATTTAGCTCTTTACAAGCTGCTATTAATGCTGCAACCAGCAGCCCATTTGCATCTACTTTTGGAATGCGAGCGCGCCTGGTTATTTTAATTGCTGCAAATTCCGTTTTTAATGAAGATGTTATTATTCCGGCAGCGAGGCACGTTCAACTGCTTGGTCTTGGCCCCTGGGTACTAGGGAACGCCGATCTTGCAAATTTCGAATCATCTATTCCTAGAAATGTTACGATTCAATCAAACTCTGCAGAAGAGGATTTTTATTCACAGCAAGGTCCTGCTTTCCAAGCGCGACCAGTTACAGTAATAGGAACCTTCAATAATGGGTCTTCTGTAAGTACCCATACGAATTACACAAACGGGGCAATTATTAGCGGAGATGTCATTTTTGAAAATACAGACCCTCAAGATCCCTTTACGACTACTGAATTCCAACTTCTCAATGCGAGAGTTTTCGGAACCATTAGACGAGACCTTGATGATCCGGCACTAGGTCAGATTAACACCTACCTATTCCATAGCAGAATTAATAGTGTAGATGTTCCTAATATAAGGATTCAGAGAATGTTTGATTGTAGGTCAGATGGTCCTATTACAGCCGCAGCCTATTCAAATATTATAAATTCATGGATACGAGGTGATGTAACCATTGGGGCTGCGACTAATGAGGCTCCACCTCTAGGAGTATTTAGTACTCAATTTGATAACATTACCTGGACCGGACCACTAGTAATTGATGCAGAATCAAACTATTATTTTGTTACTTCTGGTTCTACCTTGATAGGAACAAAAACCATATTATTCAGTCTTGCATAA
- a CDS encoding ATP-dependent helicase: MHIALYKENIINLKKIERAQLQKLFLASKRDDLTCPCCRQTVKLKISIYDPPMFIHPSQTFNCHETIAALEKTPEVEEPKTVGSFTLPTKREISGGVATLQKTVAPLDSWQDPYPVKSIPPFIQPPNSGSKNSNYQLDDSQWNAVSTTEGPLLVLAGAGSGKTRVLTTRTAYMLTEKKIAANRLLLVTFTAKAAKEMKNRMSQIKGISTSDLNALVVGTFHSIFFKMLIHHQASNWQPDKLMKWDWQREQIIKGASKDLGIDEKEFAFDQALSQISYWKNHLLMPSQIKAETEWEEKVKFLYERYEQTKNQTLQFDFDDMLLGCYQLLKENRGLLEKYQERFSYILVDEFQDINKVQYKIISMLAEQSKNLCVVGDDDQSIYSFRGSDPSYILNFQEDFPSAKVVTLNCNYRSNHAIVSSGRNVISQNKKRKDKSIFSVRESEKSPIHFFPFDEEEEATMIVTDIHEKIINGAKPSDFVILFRTNSSSRAIFERLVESSLPFHIEQDSESFYLRRTVRKALAYLKLAYHPDDQEAIKELLGAIFIKQSSLRDLKALSILNDCSLLEALTKLSDIQPFQQKKLKKMIPLFQQLRKFSPREALEWIEKEMGLNDYVKKHGNEGNVIDKGSDDLRDLKVAASSHDRITDFLQHVDHMIEKAKEYKGQKDTENSIQLMTVHRAKGLEFKTVYILSVVEGGFPHDYSLESLREGDTAPLEEERRLMYVAITRAMDGLYLSIPQKRRGKKVNPSRFIREMNTIRC, encoded by the coding sequence ATGCATATAGCTTTGTATAAAGAAAACATAATTAATTTAAAAAAAATAGAACGAGCACAGTTGCAAAAACTTTTTCTTGCTAGCAAACGAGACGATCTCACTTGTCCATGCTGCCGCCAAACTGTAAAACTTAAGATTAGTATTTATGATCCACCTATGTTTATCCATCCTTCACAAACGTTTAATTGTCATGAAACAATAGCAGCATTAGAAAAAACACCCGAAGTTGAGGAACCAAAAACAGTCGGTAGTTTTACACTTCCCACAAAGCGAGAAATTAGTGGCGGTGTCGCTACTTTACAAAAAACAGTCGCCCCCCTCGACTCCTGGCAAGATCCATATCCAGTAAAAAGTATCCCTCCTTTCATACAACCACCTAATTCTGGTAGTAAGAATTCAAATTACCAGTTGGATGACAGTCAATGGAATGCAGTTTCCACTACAGAAGGTCCATTACTTGTATTAGCAGGAGCTGGAAGTGGAAAAACAAGGGTGCTCACAACAAGGACAGCCTACATGTTAACTGAAAAAAAGATTGCAGCAAACCGTTTACTTCTAGTGACGTTTACAGCAAAGGCAGCGAAGGAAATGAAAAATCGGATGAGTCAAATTAAAGGGATTTCCACTAGTGATTTAAACGCCCTTGTAGTAGGAACTTTCCATAGTATTTTTTTCAAGATGCTTATCCACCATCAAGCCTCAAACTGGCAGCCTGATAAACTTATGAAATGGGACTGGCAACGAGAGCAGATTATCAAAGGCGCATCGAAAGACCTCGGCATTGATGAAAAAGAGTTTGCCTTTGACCAAGCGCTTTCACAAATAAGTTATTGGAAAAATCATTTATTAATGCCATCACAAATTAAGGCAGAAACTGAATGGGAAGAAAAAGTTAAATTTCTTTATGAGCGTTATGAACAAACAAAAAATCAAACCTTGCAATTTGACTTTGATGATATGTTACTAGGTTGCTATCAGCTCTTAAAAGAAAATCGTGGTTTACTTGAAAAGTATCAAGAACGTTTTTCGTATATTTTAGTCGATGAGTTTCAAGATATTAATAAAGTTCAATACAAGATTATTTCAATGCTAGCCGAACAATCGAAAAATTTATGTGTTGTTGGAGATGACGACCAATCCATCTATAGTTTTAGAGGAAGTGATCCATCTTACATTTTAAATTTCCAAGAAGATTTTCCAAGCGCCAAAGTTGTTACGCTAAACTGTAATTATCGTTCTAATCATGCCATTGTATCTAGTGGACGAAACGTCATATCTCAAAATAAAAAACGCAAAGATAAATCGATTTTCTCTGTTAGAGAAAGTGAAAAAAGCCCAATTCATTTTTTTCCTTTTGATGAAGAAGAAGAAGCAACAATGATTGTCACTGATATTCATGAAAAAATTATAAATGGAGCAAAACCAAGCGACTTTGTAATCCTGTTTCGGACAAACTCTTCTTCCCGGGCTATATTTGAACGACTTGTAGAATCAAGCCTTCCGTTTCATATTGAGCAAGATAGCGAATCCTTTTACTTACGTAGAACAGTTCGAAAGGCACTTGCGTATTTAAAATTGGCTTACCACCCTGATGATCAAGAAGCCATTAAAGAGTTGCTTGGTGCCATATTTATTAAACAATCAAGTTTAAGGGATTTAAAGGCACTCTCAATCTTGAATGATTGTTCATTATTAGAAGCACTAACAAAATTATCTGATATACAACCATTCCAGCAAAAAAAGCTTAAAAAAATGATCCCGCTGTTTCAACAACTGAGGAAATTTTCCCCAAGGGAAGCACTTGAATGGATCGAAAAAGAAATGGGCTTAAACGATTATGTTAAAAAGCATGGTAATGAAGGTAATGTTATTGATAAGGGTTCTGATGATTTACGAGACTTAAAAGTTGCTGCTAGTAGTCATGACCGTATTACTGATTTTCTTCAACACGTCGATCACATGATTGAAAAAGCGAAAGAATATAAGGGACAAAAAGATACCGAAAACAGCATTCAACTTATGACAGTTCACCGCGCAAAGGGATTAGAGTTCAAAACTGTTTATATACTAAGTGTTGTCGAAGGTGGCTTCCCCCATGATTACTCATTGGAGTCACTTAGAGAAGGTGATACAGCACCGTTAGAGGAAGAACGAAGATTAATGTACGTTGCCATAACACGGGCAATGGATGGTTTATACCTCTCTATTCCACAAAAAAGACGTGGGAAAAAGGTAAACCCCTCTAGGTTTATACGCGAGATGAATACTATCAGGTGCTAA
- a CDS encoding MGDG synthase family glycosyltransferase translates to MNKRKIIIFSVSFGNGHNQVSKVLLSHLRAKGFEIEIIDTFDAINALFHKVVLDSYLQLLRYRPSAWGKLYHYSEENPNSFFLKQFNAFLTNKLYRTLDEKKAGIIITTHPIATTLLANVIRKKNVSVQLYALLTDFAVHPMSVHPEVDGYFIASEHLRYFAKTYNLDETIFYPTGIPTPKETIHEYSKQQLRRKLKLDENMKTVIVAGGGVGLAKFSNILSGLEAFSEKLQIICVTGENRRARAKIERFQSKHSVRVLGFTNLFMEYLKASDVILSKAGGVTMSEALVCETPVVIFQPLPGQEEQNSQFLMNYGAAIKAEVVEEIPVLLERIIFNKHYHSLMTENAKKLKQPNAASEIAKIIDEKFQNNVTSPYSYSIHGQILQSK, encoded by the coding sequence ATGAATAAAAGGAAAATCATTATCTTTTCTGTATCTTTTGGAAATGGTCATAATCAGGTTTCAAAAGTACTACTAAGCCACTTAAGAGCGAAAGGATTTGAAATAGAAATCATCGATACGTTTGATGCAATTAATGCACTATTCCATAAAGTAGTTTTAGATAGCTATTTACAATTACTCCGTTATCGCCCAAGCGCTTGGGGGAAGCTATACCATTATTCAGAAGAAAACCCCAACTCGTTTTTCTTAAAACAGTTCAATGCTTTTTTAACAAATAAGCTTTACCGTACATTAGACGAAAAAAAAGCTGGTATTATTATTACAACGCACCCAATTGCGACTACATTGCTAGCAAACGTCATTCGAAAAAAAAATGTATCTGTACAGCTTTATGCTCTTCTAACGGACTTTGCTGTACATCCAATGTCTGTTCATCCCGAAGTTGATGGATACTTTATTGCGTCTGAGCACCTACGTTATTTTGCAAAAACGTACAACCTTGATGAAACAATATTTTATCCGACAGGGATTCCAACACCAAAAGAAACCATTCACGAATATTCGAAACAGCAATTACGAAGAAAGCTAAAATTGGATGAAAATATGAAAACCGTAATAGTGGCTGGTGGTGGTGTCGGTCTTGCTAAATTTTCAAATATTTTGTCCGGTTTAGAGGCATTCTCAGAAAAACTGCAAATAATTTGTGTTACAGGTGAAAATCGAAGAGCACGGGCGAAGATTGAACGCTTTCAAAGCAAACACTCAGTTCGTGTATTGGGATTCACTAATCTTTTTATGGAATATTTAAAAGCCAGCGACGTCATCTTATCAAAAGCCGGTGGTGTCACAATGTCTGAAGCTTTAGTCTGCGAAACGCCTGTTGTCATATTTCAACCGTTACCGGGACAAGAAGAGCAGAATAGTCAGTTTTTAATGAATTACGGAGCAGCGATTAAGGCAGAAGTTGTTGAAGAAATCCCAGTCTTACTAGAAAGAATTATCTTTAACAAACATTATCATAGTTTAATGACTGAAAATGCAAAAAAATTAAAACAACCTAATGCGGCTAGTGAAATTGCCAAAATCATTGATGAAAAATTCCAAAATAACGTAACTAGTCCATACTCCTACAGCATTCATGGACAAATACTCCAATCAAAATAG
- a CDS encoding GNAT family N-acetyltransferase — protein sequence MNVILVTNETQLKDAYSVRMRVFVEEQQVPPEEEIDQYENDATHFVVYDGSKPIGAGRLRELDNFGKVERICIDKDYRTKGIGKLLMDAIEKEAKERGLTAFKLNAQIQATEFYSKLGYEVCSDVFLDAGIPHVTMKKLG from the coding sequence ATGAACGTAATATTAGTTACCAATGAGACTCAACTAAAAGATGCTTATTCAGTCAGGATGAGAGTTTTCGTTGAAGAACAACAAGTTCCACCGGAAGAAGAAATAGATCAGTATGAGAACGATGCTACTCATTTTGTCGTTTATGACGGTAGTAAACCGATTGGAGCAGGTCGCCTTCGGGAACTTGATAACTTTGGGAAAGTAGAGCGAATTTGCATCGACAAAGATTACCGAACTAAGGGAATTGGGAAACTGCTAATGGATGCAATTGAAAAAGAAGCTAAAGAACGCGGACTGACAGCATTTAAACTTAATGCACAAATTCAAGCGACAGAATTTTACAGTAAGTTAGGTTACGAAGTTTGCTCTGATGTATTTCTTGATGCTGGTATTCCTCATGTAACAATGAAAAAGTTGGGATAA
- a CDS encoding YjcG family protein: MKYGIVIFPSKNLQDMANSFRARYDSHYAQIPPHITLKEAFETTEVKELAKEIKKITKEINPFTLNVFKYSSFHPVSNTIYMGVQENEGLLTLQKRLNSGYFTQEEKYQFIPHITIGQDLEDDEFHDVLGRLRMKTINHEEVCDRIQLLYQLDNGSWTVYETFLLGKES, from the coding sequence TTGAAATACGGAATAGTAATTTTTCCATCAAAAAATTTACAGGATATGGCTAACTCATTTCGAGCACGGTACGATTCTCATTACGCACAGATTCCACCACACATTACTCTAAAAGAAGCCTTTGAAACTACAGAGGTTAAAGAATTAGCAAAGGAAATCAAAAAAATTACAAAAGAAATAAATCCATTTACTTTAAATGTCTTTAAGTATAGTTCGTTTCACCCTGTAAGTAATACAATTTATATGGGTGTTCAAGAAAATGAGGGACTGCTTACTCTTCAAAAAAGGTTAAATAGCGGTTATTTCACTCAAGAAGAAAAGTATCAATTCATACCTCATATTACGATTGGCCAAGATTTAGAAGATGATGAATTTCACGATGTTTTAGGACGACTTCGCATGAAAACGATTAACCATGAAGAAGTTTGTGACCGTATTCAACTATTATATCAATTAGACAATGGATCTTGGACAGTTTATGAAACGTTCTTACTAGGAAAGGAAAGCTAA
- a CDS encoding alpha/beta hydrolase, which translates to MTFKGNIIDDFIESRFLQEKINLKTFLPNNHSPLYTYQLVIAQDGDDYLQKGKLASVASELLENKEINNCIIVMIPYQSIEDRYHKYHPNGAKNGAYIRFLAEELIPYLEKKYHTFELASGRTLLGDSLGGTVSLHAAFEYPYTFGQVIAQSPFIDKNTMAKIRSLKKPELLRLYQSVGKLETEVETTKGKVKDFLTPNREFHLLTKEKGIDVYYDEFNGDHTWPYWQKDLKKALILMLK; encoded by the coding sequence GTGACTTTTAAAGGCAATATTATTGACGATTTTATCGAAAGTCGATTTTTACAAGAAAAGATAAATCTTAAAACGTTTTTACCGAATAACCATTCCCCTCTTTATACTTACCAGCTTGTTATTGCTCAAGATGGAGATGATTATCTTCAAAAGGGGAAACTTGCTTCAGTTGCCAGTGAGCTTTTAGAAAACAAGGAAATAAATAACTGTATTATTGTTATGATTCCCTATCAATCAATCGAAGATCGTTATCATAAATATCATCCAAATGGGGCTAAAAATGGTGCCTATATTCGTTTCTTAGCAGAGGAATTAATTCCATATTTAGAAAAAAAGTATCATACATTTGAATTAGCTAGTGGGCGAACATTATTAGGTGATTCTCTAGGGGGGACCGTCAGTCTTCATGCAGCGTTTGAATACCCCTATACATTCGGACAAGTTATTGCTCAATCACCGTTCATTGATAAAAATACAATGGCAAAAATTCGTTCATTAAAAAAACCTGAGCTACTTCGCCTTTACCAATCAGTTGGCAAACTTGAAACTGAGGTAGAAACAACAAAAGGCAAAGTTAAAGATTTTTTAACTCCTAATCGAGAGTTTCATCTTTTAACTAAAGAAAAAGGAATTGACGTCTATTATGACGAATTTAATGGAGACCATACTTGGCCATATTGGCAAAAAGATCTAAAAAAAGCACTTATTTTAATGCTAAAATAG
- a CDS encoding DDE-type integrase/transposase/recombinase, whose protein sequence is MLPQIITYLLTFINYQEQVIRTLLTLLIGKSMFDKPTEAPVNKPYRKLQVDDLPIIEVPKKLDFQVLLTEHLKSKGKPLKPVQRRSNSTPVPSSMKCPTCGAPAEYLYANNGAKGQYQCKVCSCLFSEKNRYLKEAILKCPHCSKTLEKVKERKDFHVYKCKNDACSYYQQKRNAMTQKEKNRFKEDPQAFKLRYIYRQFHIDFQPLAKHSPKRPRVDLSRIYVSPHTLGLILTYHVNYGLSARKTAALMKDVHGVSISHQSILNYENSVALWLKPYIDHYPYELSDQFCGDETYIRVNGRWHYLFFFFDAVKKVILSYPVSPNRDTATAIKAIDEVLLKLRKIPENLTFVVDGNPIYLLAQHFYAQHQIPFEVIQVIGLTNEDEVSKEYRPLKQIIERLNRTFKGNYRSTHGFGSEHGSVSFVTLFVAYFNFLRPHSALEGKVPVTLPELEKLPNMPARWTTLIGLAQDWISKQTA, encoded by the coding sequence TTGTTACCTCAAATTATAACCTATTTACTTACCTTTATAAACTACCAAGAACAAGTAATTCGAACGCTCCTTACCCTTTTAATCGGGAAGAGCATGTTTGATAAACCGACTGAGGCTCCAGTTAATAAACCTTATCGCAAGCTTCAAGTTGATGATCTACCGATCATTGAAGTTCCAAAAAAACTAGATTTTCAAGTTTTATTAACCGAGCATCTTAAGTCTAAAGGTAAACCTCTCAAACCAGTACAAAGACGGTCGAATTCAACACCCGTTCCTTCATCAATGAAATGTCCTACGTGTGGTGCTCCAGCTGAGTATTTATATGCGAACAATGGAGCGAAAGGACAATATCAATGTAAGGTGTGTTCGTGCCTTTTCAGTGAGAAAAATCGTTATCTCAAGGAAGCAATCCTGAAATGCCCTCACTGTTCAAAAACACTCGAAAAAGTGAAAGAAAGAAAAGACTTCCATGTGTACAAGTGTAAAAACGACGCTTGTTCTTATTACCAACAGAAACGTAATGCGATGACTCAAAAAGAGAAAAATCGGTTCAAAGAAGATCCTCAAGCCTTTAAACTTCGCTATATTTACCGCCAGTTTCACATTGATTTTCAACCATTAGCGAAGCATTCACCAAAGAGACCGAGAGTTGATCTATCAAGAATTTATGTGTCTCCACATACGCTTGGACTGATTTTGACTTATCACGTCAATTATGGACTTTCAGCCCGTAAAACAGCAGCGTTGATGAAAGATGTACACGGTGTTTCAATTTCTCATCAAAGCATTTTAAACTACGAAAACAGTGTGGCATTGTGGTTGAAACCGTATATTGATCACTATCCTTACGAACTCTCAGATCAATTTTGTGGTGACGAAACATACATCCGCGTAAATGGCCGTTGGCATTACCTGTTTTTCTTTTTTGATGCCGTGAAGAAAGTCATTCTCTCTTATCCTGTGTCACCTAATCGAGATACAGCTACAGCTATTAAAGCGATAGACGAAGTGTTGTTAAAGCTTAGGAAAATCCCAGAAAACCTAACTTTCGTTGTCGATGGCAATCCCATTTACTTATTAGCACAACACTTTTATGCCCAGCACCAAATCCCGTTTGAGGTCATTCAGGTAATTGGCTTAACGAACGAAGACGAGGTGTCAAAAGAATATCGACCTCTCAAACAAATTATCGAGCGGCTAAATCGTACCTTTAAAGGAAACTATCGATCCACTCATGGTTTCGGGTCAGAACATGGTTCTGTTTCTTTTGTGACCTTGTTCGTTGCTTACTTTAACTTTCTAAGACCACATTCAGCATTGGAAGGAAAAGTACCAGTAACACTTCCTGAGCTAGAAAAGCTTCCAAACATGCCAGCTAGATGGACAACTCTTATTGGTCTTGCCCAGGACTGGATAAGTAAGCAAACTGCCTAA
- a CDS encoding phosphatidylglycerophosphatase A, which yields MKYKEPVHCHIVEKAARDLLVERGVQIIDIAEIVYKMQVEYTDTLTLEECIESVDRVLEKREIQHAILVGVELDKLAEQGKLSEPLQSIVAMDEGLFGVDETIAIGSVFGYGSIAVTTFGFLDKQKTGIIKELDTKGGGQVNTFLDDLVCSVAANASSRLAHRIRDRQEKLREDEILRRDREEMMG from the coding sequence ATGAAATATAAAGAACCTGTACATTGTCACATCGTTGAAAAAGCAGCTAGAGACTTACTTGTAGAGCGTGGAGTCCAAATTATAGATATTGCCGAGATCGTGTATAAAATGCAAGTTGAATATACAGATACCTTAACACTAGAGGAATGCATTGAGAGTGTTGATAGAGTTTTAGAAAAACGAGAAATACAACATGCTATTTTAGTAGGTGTTGAGTTAGATAAACTAGCAGAACAAGGGAAACTATCAGAACCATTACAGTCTATCGTAGCAATGGATGAGGGGCTTTTTGGTGTTGATGAGACAATTGCCATTGGTAGTGTTTTTGGGTATGGAAGTATTGCTGTAACAACTTTTGGTTTCTTAGATAAACAAAAAACAGGAATAATTAAAGAATTAGATACAAAAGGCGGAGGTCAAGTTAATACATTTTTAGATGATCTAGTTTGTAGCGTAGCAGCAAATGCATCTAGCCGCTTAGCTCACCGGATTCGTGATCGTCAAGAGAAACTGAGAGAAGACGAAATTCTAAGACGAGATCGAGAAGAGATGATGGGATAA